The proteins below come from a single Papaver somniferum cultivar HN1 chromosome 11, ASM357369v1, whole genome shotgun sequence genomic window:
- the LOC113322505 gene encoding probable protein S-acyltransferase 4: MKKRMGGEEQKTCSSKDVAPQPKLRRLYQVWQGSNRFLCGGRMIFGPDAGSLFLTILLIGGPAITFCIQCVSKIEEHDRILGYPVFIVCATITILDLVFLFLTSGRDPGIVPRNLQPPESEDSFHMNTQSMEWVNGRSPQLRLPRTKDIRINGHSIKVKYCDTCLLYRPPRASHCSICNNCVQRFDHHCPWVGQCIGLRNYRFFFMFISSSTFLCMYVFVFSWINVLEQKRKDTLWRAMSKEVLSVVLIVYCFIAVWFVGGLTVFHFYLICTNQTTYENFRYRYDKKENPYNKGLPRNFRELFLSKIPPSLNNFREWVAEEDFIESVGGSSIPHLKAIMSSKEKGGDIEMGSKFTSDGQVPDILQSLDYTGIEDKLKGKNADGGIMFDPFFYPMSPNPKDIKQNFNAGNKAHAGERND, from the exons atgaaaaagagaatGGGCGGTGAAGAACAAAAGACTTGTTCTTCAAAAGATGTGGCTCCTCAACCAAAACTCAGGAGGCTGTATCAAGTATGGCAGGGGAGCAAT AGATTTTTATGTGGTGGGAGAATGATTTTTGGTCCTGATGCCGGATCATTGTTTCTAACTATACTACTGATTGGGGGTCCGGCAATAACATTTTGTATACAATGCGTTTCAAAGATCGAGGAGCATGATAGAATACTTGGTTACCCTGTTTTTATTGTGTGTGCGACCATCACTATTTTG GATTTGGTGTTTCTCTTCTTGACATCTGGTAGAGATCCAGGTATTGTCCCAAGGAATTTACAACCACCTGAATCAGAAGACTCATTTCATATGAATACCCAATCAATGGAGTGGGTCAACGGGAGATCCCCTCAACTGCGATTGCCTCGAACAAAAGATATCAGGATAAATGGTCATTCGATAAAAGTGAAATACTGTGACACTTGTTTACTTTATCGCCCTCCCCGGGCTTCACATTGCTCAATTTGTAACAACTGTGTTCAGAGATTTGATCACCATTGCCCGTGGGTTGGTCAGTGCATCGGACTA CGTAACTACCGATTCTTCTTCATGTTTATATCATCTTCAACTTTTCTATGCATGTACGTTTTTGTATTTTCGTGGATAAACGTTCTTGAACAAAAACGGAAGGACACTTTGTGGAGAGCAATGTCAAAAGAGGTCTTATCTGTGGTGCTCATTGTTTACTGCTTCATTGCTGTATGGTTCGTTGGTGGCCTCACAGTTTTTCATTTCTATCTCATCTGCACAAACCAG ACAACTTATGAGAACTTCCGGTACCGATATGATAAAAAGGAGAACCCCTATAACAAGGGATTACCTAGGAATTTCAGAGAACTCTTTCTATCAAAGATCCCACCTTCATTAAACAATTTTAGAGAGTGGGTTGCGGAAGAAGATTTTATAGAATCGGTAGGAGGATCGTCAATACCACATTTGAAAGCTATAATGAGCTCAAAGGAGAAGGGTGGTGATATAGAAATGGGAAGTAAGTTTACATCAGATGGTCAAGTTCCTGATATTTTGCAGAGCCTCGATTATACTGGTATTGAAGATAAACTGAAGGGTAAAAATGCTGATGGTGGTATTATGTTCGATCCATTTTTCTATCCAATGAGCCCAAACCCAAAAGATATAAAGCAAAATTTCAATGCTGGAAATAAAGCCCATGCAGGTGAAAGAAACGATTAA